In a single window of the Gossypium hirsutum isolate 1008001.06 chromosome D02, Gossypium_hirsutum_v2.1, whole genome shotgun sequence genome:
- the LOC107908028 gene encoding tropomyosin-like: MSNAWKQTHRIKRFTVGAMITPEYHGWRSKRINDNIPKLSREGSQLIEEHLRVVPSELEILKQVFERRNAELEKQIEQIEEEKMNLRLDADVQKLEAERLRKGKARAEEDLDSLKTDYKKLRLSMRTAGLGKTSEQWRKEIQEEKNKADEWERRFQEIQAQNETLKRSLSEN, from the coding sequence ATGTCTAACGCTTGGAAACAAACTCACCGGATAAAAAGATTTACCGTTGGGGCAATGATAACTCCTGAGTATCATGGGTGGCGAAGTAAGAGGATTAACGACAATATTCCCAAGCTGAGTCGTGAAGGCAGTCAGCTAATAGAGGAGCATTTACGGGTCGTTCCTTCTGAACTAGAAATATTAAAGCAAGTCTTTGAAAGAAGAAATGCAGAGTTGGAAAAGCAGATAGAGcaaatagaggaagaaaaaatgaacttaagaCTGGATGCAGATGTTCAGAAGCTTGAGGCGGAGCGACTAAGAAAAGGGAAAGCTAGGGCTGAAGAAGACCTTGATAGTTtgaaaacagattacaagaagttacGATTATCAATGAGGACTGCCGGGTTGGGAAAGACTTCTGAACAGTGGCGTAAGGAGATTCAAGAAGAAAAGAACAAGGCTGATGAATGGGAAAGGAGGTTCCAAGAAATTCAAGCACAGAATGAGACTCTAAAGAGGAGTTTGTCAGAGaattag